A genomic segment from Luteolibacter ambystomatis encodes:
- a CDS encoding ferredoxin produces the protein MADREDKNAENVAGKFYVDSQCIDCDLCRETAPKNFTRADDEGYSFVYKQPESDEEREQCIEAMEGCPVEAIGNDGED, from the coding sequence ATGGCCGATCGCGAAGACAAGAACGCAGAAAACGTCGCAGGGAAATTCTACGTCGACAGCCAATGCATCGACTGCGACCTCTGCCGCGAGACCGCGCCGAAGAACTTCACCCGTGCCGATGACGAAGGCTACTCCTTCGTATACAAGCAGCCGGAGAGCGACGAGGAGCGCGAGCAATGCATCGAAGCCATGGAAGGCTGCCCCGTCGAAGCGATCGGCAACGACGGCGAAGACTGA
- a CDS encoding YdjY domain-containing protein translates to MLPIAAVAEERPQEPPAKTAEAKPAIERLDGSRYKLGEITFDQKSREIRFPAKVNMTEGLLEYLVVHSRGKVHESLFSTEVSPTKLNVVFTLLRYPASKELYATDSPVDHEAGTKFPNVAADVKAGARVDIKVEWSDGTGKTRAVPVNEWIAHAVTEKQMPSGPWVYGGSEISNNRYQAEATGDVVAIFLSSSAILNYPGKDNNDDEAWLPFPKRVPAIGTPVVLIITPNQSPKPVATP, encoded by the coding sequence ATGCTGCCCATCGCGGCGGTGGCGGAGGAGCGTCCGCAGGAGCCTCCCGCCAAAACGGCGGAAGCCAAACCGGCCATCGAGCGGCTGGACGGCAGCCGCTACAAGCTGGGTGAGATCACTTTTGACCAGAAATCGAGGGAGATCCGGTTCCCCGCCAAGGTGAACATGACGGAGGGGCTGCTGGAGTATCTGGTGGTCCATAGCCGTGGCAAGGTCCACGAATCGCTGTTCTCCACCGAGGTTTCGCCCACGAAGCTCAATGTCGTCTTCACCCTGTTGCGCTATCCGGCGTCGAAGGAGCTTTATGCGACGGATTCACCCGTCGACCACGAGGCCGGGACAAAGTTTCCGAACGTGGCCGCGGACGTGAAGGCGGGTGCCCGCGTGGACATCAAGGTCGAGTGGTCCGATGGCACGGGGAAAACCCGCGCGGTGCCGGTGAATGAATGGATTGCCCACGCCGTCACCGAGAAGCAGATGCCCTCCGGGCCGTGGGTCTACGGTGGGTCGGAAATTTCCAACAACCGCTACCAGGCCGAGGCAACCGGTGACGTGGTTGCGATTTTCCTCAGCAGCAGCGCCATTCTCAATTATCCAGGCAAGGACAACAACGACGATGAAGCGTGGCTGCCCTTTCCCAAGCGCGTGCCTGCCATCGGCACGCCGGTTGTCCTCATCATCACTCCGAACCAATCCCCGAAACCCGTCGCAACCCCATGA
- a CDS encoding dihydroneopterin aldolase, which translates to MTDTIEIRKLRVTTHIGVPDEERAAPQELLLSIVMTPQASFRHLGDDIAQTVDYYAVSLELEALAAEKPRKLIETLAADVADHLLSHHPLRRVDVLVEKFILPNTECVAVRTVREKVA; encoded by the coding sequence ATGACCGATACCATCGAGATCCGGAAACTCCGCGTCACCACCCACATCGGCGTGCCGGATGAAGAACGCGCCGCGCCGCAGGAACTGCTGCTGAGCATTGTGATGACACCACAAGCCTCCTTCCGACATCTCGGCGACGACATCGCGCAGACCGTCGACTATTACGCGGTGTCTCTGGAACTCGAAGCGCTCGCAGCGGAGAAACCGCGCAAGCTCATCGAAACCCTCGCCGCGGATGTGGCGGATCATTTGCTCTCCCATCATCCCCTGCGCCGGGTGGACGTTCTGGTGGAGAAATTCATCCTGCCGAACACCGAATGCGTCGCTGTGCGGACGGTTCGCGAAAAGGTCGCTTGA
- a CDS encoding HAD hydrolase-like protein, which translates to MFRNLIFDWSGTLVDDLGPVLEATNLVFESYGRDPLDRDAFRRHFRLPYSEFYQEFLPEVALDELESRFRPAFHDSKAPVFVLPHAREKLEWCAAHGIRCFVLSSMHREAFHQQLEEFGLEPFFEATYAGVVDKRKMIHEILATHKLDPGATAFVGDMTHDIETARHGGISSIAVLTGYTHAEPLAAVRPDITVPDLGVLRSLLGRTTTAPRPIATVGALLHDGHGHVLMVRTHKWSHRWGIPGGKIRRGETSLDALRREIREETAVELDNIQFALVQDCIDSEEFERPEHFLLLNYVARARTTAIQLNDEAEDFKWLSPADALTLDLNHPTRVLLVEAMERGMIPEMESFAS; encoded by the coding sequence ATGTTCCGCAACCTGATTTTCGACTGGTCCGGCACCCTCGTGGACGACCTCGGCCCCGTGCTGGAGGCCACCAACCTCGTTTTCGAGAGCTACGGCCGCGATCCGCTGGACCGCGATGCCTTCCGCCGCCATTTCCGGCTGCCCTACAGCGAGTTTTACCAGGAATTCCTGCCGGAGGTGGCGCTGGATGAACTGGAAAGCCGGTTCCGCCCCGCGTTCCATGACTCGAAGGCCCCCGTTTTCGTCCTGCCTCACGCGCGCGAAAAACTGGAATGGTGCGCCGCCCACGGCATCCGCTGCTTCGTGCTCAGCAGCATGCACCGCGAGGCCTTTCACCAGCAGCTTGAGGAATTCGGCCTCGAACCGTTCTTCGAGGCCACCTACGCCGGAGTCGTGGACAAGCGCAAGATGATCCATGAGATCCTCGCCACCCACAAACTCGATCCCGGCGCGACCGCCTTCGTGGGCGACATGACCCACGACATCGAAACCGCCCGTCACGGTGGAATTTCCTCCATCGCCGTGCTCACCGGCTACACGCATGCCGAACCGCTGGCTGCGGTGCGACCGGACATCACCGTGCCGGATCTGGGCGTCCTGCGTTCGCTGCTCGGCCGCACCACCACCGCCCCGCGCCCCATCGCCACGGTGGGAGCCCTGCTTCATGACGGCCACGGCCACGTGCTGATGGTCCGCACCCACAAGTGGAGCCACCGCTGGGGCATTCCCGGTGGCAAGATCCGTCGTGGAGAAACCTCCCTCGATGCCCTGCGCCGCGAGATCCGGGAGGAAACCGCCGTGGAGCTGGACAACATCCAGTTCGCCCTCGTCCAGGACTGCATCGATTCCGAGGAATTCGAGCGCCCCGAGCACTTCCTGCTTCTGAACTACGTGGCGCGCGCCCGAACCACCGCGATCCAGCTCAACGACGAGGCGGAGGATTTCAAATGGCTGTCCCCGGCCGATGCCCTGACGCTCGATCTCAACCACCCCACCCGCGTCCTGCTGGTGGAGGCGATGGAGCGTGGGATGATCCCGGAGATGGAATCCTTCGCCTCCTGA
- a CDS encoding DUF721 domain-containing protein — MNDDPALKRIREAILREWRGADEPVNLENRVSRPDRFIKAILHQAGVAEGLQEDQVRGAWKELAGDFIARHTEPLSVKGGHLVLRVTQPAMRFHLEQMKPMLLKRLREELGEDRILSVRFQIG, encoded by the coding sequence ATGAACGATGACCCCGCCCTGAAAAGGATCCGCGAGGCCATCCTCCGGGAATGGCGCGGAGCGGACGAACCGGTCAATCTGGAGAACCGGGTTTCCCGGCCGGATCGTTTCATCAAGGCAATCCTCCACCAGGCCGGTGTGGCAGAAGGATTGCAGGAAGACCAGGTCCGGGGTGCCTGGAAGGAACTGGCCGGGGATTTCATCGCCCGCCACACCGAGCCACTATCGGTCAAAGGCGGCCATCTGGTGCTACGCGTCACCCAGCCCGCCATGCGCTTCCATCTGGAGCAGATGAAGCCGATGCTCCTGAAACGGCTCCGGGAAGAACTCGGCGAGGATCGAATCCTTTCCGTCCGCTTCCAAATCGGCTGA
- the hemQ gene encoding hydrogen peroxide-dependent heme synthase — MPSNTPVTPLVPKEGWHVMHLFYDVDHSAWSLLGEDEKRAAKTRLTELVQEIRATKDTHLLTYAIATPKADIGFMLLTPDLHVATAYEKQLTLSLGPDILTPVYSYLSQTERSEYTTTREQYGAETLIAEKGLTEGSEEYGKALAEFDDRMAHYLKHRLYPVLPDWPAICFYPMSKRRTGADNWYSLSFKERAELMSGHARVGRTYSGRILQLITGSTGLDEYEWGVTLLAKDTMDIKAIVYEMRFDEVSARYAEFGDFYIGMQLPLDELFRRVCL, encoded by the coding sequence ATGCCCAGCAATACTCCTGTGACTCCGCTCGTGCCGAAAGAAGGCTGGCACGTGATGCACCTCTTCTACGACGTGGACCATTCCGCGTGGTCCTTGCTGGGTGAGGACGAGAAGCGGGCGGCGAAGACGCGCCTGACGGAGCTGGTTCAGGAGATCCGCGCCACGAAGGATACCCATCTGCTGACCTATGCCATCGCCACGCCGAAGGCGGACATCGGCTTCATGCTGCTCACGCCGGACCTGCACGTGGCCACCGCTTACGAAAAGCAGCTCACGCTTTCGCTGGGACCGGACATTCTCACACCTGTGTATTCCTACCTCTCGCAAACCGAGCGCTCCGAATACACCACCACGCGCGAGCAGTATGGGGCGGAAACCCTGATCGCTGAAAAGGGGCTCACGGAGGGTTCTGAGGAATACGGGAAAGCGCTCGCCGAGTTCGACGACCGCATGGCCCACTACCTGAAGCACCGCCTGTATCCGGTGCTGCCGGATTGGCCGGCGATCTGTTTCTATCCGATGTCGAAGCGCCGCACCGGCGCGGACAACTGGTATTCCCTCAGCTTCAAGGAACGCGCCGAACTCATGTCCGGCCACGCCCGCGTGGGCCGCACCTATTCAGGCCGCATTCTCCAGCTCATCACCGGTTCCACCGGTCTTGATGAATACGAGTGGGGTGTGACGCTGCTGGCGAAGGATACGATGGACATCAAGGCGATCGTGTATGAGATGCGCTTCGATGAAGTCTCCGCGCGCTACGCGGAGTTCGGTGACTTCTACATCGGCATGCAGCTGCCGCTGGATGAGTTGTTCCGGCGTGTGTGCCTGTAA
- a CDS encoding S1C family serine protease has translation MMKTRAFFAAVAAGLLAWSPAALRAAEPVKTVADLKHIEKEVADVASKVMPATVALVSEQTGSSGSGVITSADGLILTAAHVVQGVDDMLVVFPNGRQINGRVLGANYSKDIAMVKIDGKGPWPFVERGNSKTLMAGDWLVAMGHSAGFDPNRTPPVRFGRVVSKGPGNFFTSDCTLIGGDSGGPIFDLQGRIVGINSSIGESRRNNNHAGVDGFREDWDRLMAGDNWGELSMNPFANPEAPVLGIGMGRDSSKGLGVPVEKVTPRSPAAAAGVRVGDLLVGIDSGKVGSGRDLQLALAKKQPGDKIRLALMRDQTKLDLEVTLVKRDALYDPRSLRGIGIDPELFEKKEVPLLSAEENEAIASQYADLCAVGESVAARVSASTVQVYAGKNQVAYGTVVGNGTQVLTKWSEIARKGAAIQVLDSKGTTHSAKITGVHEDEDIAVLSIDGPVLTPVKWSDRGSPALGSFVVASRRDAKLGGLGVVAVLSRSLRESDQAFLGVNGDMTYSGPGVKVGSVEEKTGAETAGIKEGDVILKIGDRAISGLMELRNSLLGKNPGDKVAMKISRGGKTIDVEVLLGNRPRLPQFTNLRLRQMEQMGGAISRVRDMFPAVVQSDLQLKPQQCGGPVVDLDGNVIGISIAQADRTRSFFIPADEVVAMLKKPTVDSAVARVGNPPAELPNQMARRGDDQAPRMQRAPDRESIGRARRNVRDMERLIERLHEEMDAVEPAR, from the coding sequence ATGATGAAAACGCGTGCGTTTTTTGCAGCCGTCGCCGCCGGCCTGTTGGCGTGGTCCCCCGCCGCCCTCCGGGCCGCGGAACCGGTCAAGACCGTGGCGGATCTCAAACACATCGAAAAGGAAGTCGCGGACGTGGCCTCGAAGGTCATGCCCGCCACCGTGGCCTTGGTTTCGGAACAGACCGGCTCCTCCGGCTCCGGAGTCATCACCTCCGCGGACGGGCTCATCCTCACCGCCGCCCACGTGGTGCAGGGCGTGGATGACATGCTGGTGGTCTTCCCGAACGGCCGCCAGATCAACGGCCGCGTCCTTGGCGCGAACTACTCCAAGGACATCGCCATGGTGAAAATCGACGGCAAGGGTCCTTGGCCGTTCGTCGAGCGGGGCAATTCCAAGACCCTGATGGCGGGCGACTGGCTGGTGGCGATGGGCCATTCCGCCGGATTCGACCCGAACCGCACCCCGCCGGTCCGCTTCGGACGCGTGGTGTCCAAGGGCCCGGGCAATTTCTTCACCAGCGACTGCACCCTGATCGGCGGTGACTCGGGCGGCCCGATCTTCGACCTCCAGGGCCGTATCGTCGGCATCAACTCGTCCATCGGCGAATCCCGCCGCAACAACAACCACGCGGGCGTGGACGGCTTCCGCGAGGACTGGGACCGCCTGATGGCCGGTGACAACTGGGGCGAGCTCTCCATGAATCCCTTCGCCAATCCGGAAGCTCCGGTGCTGGGCATCGGCATGGGCCGGGATTCCAGCAAAGGCCTTGGCGTGCCAGTGGAAAAAGTCACTCCCCGCTCGCCCGCCGCCGCCGCCGGCGTCCGCGTGGGCGACCTGCTCGTCGGCATCGATAGTGGCAAGGTCGGCAGTGGCCGCGACCTCCAGCTTGCCCTCGCGAAGAAGCAACCCGGCGACAAGATCCGCCTCGCCCTGATGCGCGACCAGACCAAGCTCGACCTCGAGGTCACGCTGGTGAAGCGCGACGCGCTCTACGATCCCCGCTCGCTGCGAGGCATCGGCATCGATCCGGAACTCTTCGAGAAAAAGGAAGTGCCGCTTCTCAGTGCCGAGGAAAACGAAGCCATCGCCAGCCAGTACGCCGACCTCTGCGCGGTAGGTGAATCGGTGGCCGCTCGTGTGTCCGCCTCAACCGTTCAGGTCTATGCCGGCAAGAATCAGGTCGCCTACGGCACCGTGGTTGGCAATGGCACCCAGGTTCTCACCAAGTGGAGCGAGATCGCCAGAAAGGGCGCCGCCATCCAGGTTCTGGATTCCAAGGGCACCACCCACAGCGCGAAGATCACCGGTGTTCATGAGGATGAAGACATCGCCGTGCTTTCCATTGATGGTCCGGTACTCACGCCGGTGAAGTGGTCGGACCGCGGCTCCCCCGCCCTCGGCAGCTTCGTCGTGGCCTCCCGCCGCGATGCCAAGCTCGGCGGCCTCGGCGTCGTGGCCGTGCTGTCCCGTTCCCTCCGCGAGTCCGACCAAGCCTTCCTCGGCGTGAACGGCGACATGACCTACAGCGGTCCCGGCGTGAAGGTGGGATCCGTGGAGGAAAAAACCGGCGCAGAAACCGCGGGCATCAAGGAGGGCGACGTCATTCTGAAAATCGGAGATCGCGCGATCTCCGGCCTGATGGAGCTCCGCAATTCCCTGCTCGGCAAGAACCCGGGTGACAAGGTGGCCATGAAGATTTCCCGCGGCGGCAAGACGATCGACGTCGAGGTCCTGCTAGGCAACCGCCCGCGCCTGCCCCAATTCACCAACCTCCGCCTCCGCCAGATGGAGCAAATGGGCGGCGCGATCAGCCGCGTCCGTGACATGTTCCCGGCCGTGGTCCAATCCGATCTCCAGCTCAAGCCGCAGCAATGCGGTGGTCCGGTGGTCGATCTGGATGGCAATGTCATCGGCATCTCGATCGCCCAGGCCGACCGCACCCGCAGCTTCTTCATCCCCGCCGATGAAGTGGTGGCCATGCTGAAGAAGCCGACCGTCGATTCCGCCGTGGCACGCGTGGGCAATCCACCGGCCGAACTGCCGAACCAAATGGCCCGCCGGGGAGATGACCAGGCGCCGCGCATGCAGCGGGCGCCTGATCGGGAAAGCATCGGCCGTGCACGACGCAATGTCCGTGACATGGAGCGCCTGATCGAGCGCCTCCATGAGGAAATGGACGCCGTCGAGCCGGCCCGCTGA
- a CDS encoding MFS transporter, whose product MDSGSDGVEKVEGRVLSEKWLLLLLAAVQFTHIMDFMVMMPLGPQLQRELNVTPQQFGGFISSFAITAGVVGLLSAPFIDRFDRRKLLLFCYAGFAVGTLACGLSTTAVMLQISRAICGAFGGVSGAAIMAIVADVVPPERRARGMGIIMTAFSFAAAAGVPIGLKLAQIWRWEAPFLTVAALAVVVWICLYRVLPPVRGHLKEGQVPSGRDFLNLLADGNAWTGILLMTAMVFGHFTIIPYLSTYLVGNAGMPEESLFLVYLTGGLVTIFTGPWVGRMADIHGRFKVYCVLVAGASIVIRLLTNSGPIPMWHVLVLAAFFFTFASGRFIPGQAVISQAVPSARRGAYMSLVGCARDLASGITTSIGGMVVQKGPGLSLLHFDRLGLAAITVSILSLFVFRKLRAVA is encoded by the coding sequence ATGGACTCTGGAAGTGACGGGGTGGAAAAGGTGGAAGGACGCGTCCTTTCCGAAAAGTGGCTCCTGCTCCTGCTCGCGGCGGTGCAGTTCACCCACATCATGGACTTCATGGTGATGATGCCGCTGGGCCCGCAGCTCCAGCGGGAGCTCAATGTCACACCGCAGCAGTTCGGCGGCTTCATCTCCTCCTTCGCGATCACCGCCGGGGTGGTCGGCCTGCTGTCCGCGCCCTTCATCGACCGCTTCGACCGTCGCAAGCTGCTGCTGTTTTGTTACGCGGGATTCGCCGTGGGCACGCTGGCCTGCGGTCTCTCAACCACGGCGGTCATGCTCCAGATTTCCCGCGCGATCTGCGGGGCCTTCGGCGGCGTGAGCGGCGCCGCGATCATGGCGATCGTGGCGGACGTCGTTCCACCCGAGCGCCGCGCCCGCGGCATGGGCATCATCATGACGGCTTTCTCCTTCGCCGCTGCCGCAGGAGTGCCGATCGGGTTGAAGCTTGCCCAGATCTGGCGCTGGGAAGCGCCGTTCCTCACCGTGGCCGCGCTGGCGGTGGTGGTGTGGATCTGTCTCTACCGCGTGCTGCCTCCGGTGCGCGGACATCTGAAAGAAGGCCAGGTTCCGTCGGGCAGGGATTTCCTCAATCTCCTCGCGGATGGAAATGCCTGGACCGGCATCCTGCTGATGACGGCGATGGTCTTCGGACACTTCACGATCATCCCCTATCTCTCGACCTATCTGGTCGGAAACGCGGGCATGCCGGAGGAATCCCTGTTCCTCGTCTATCTCACCGGTGGCCTTGTCACGATCTTCACCGGTCCATGGGTCGGCCGGATGGCGGACATCCATGGCCGCTTCAAGGTCTATTGCGTGCTGGTGGCCGGAGCATCCATCGTGATCCGGCTGCTGACGAATTCCGGACCAATCCCCATGTGGCACGTGCTGGTACTGGCCGCGTTTTTCTTCACCTTCGCCAGCGGACGCTTCATCCCCGGACAGGCGGTGATTTCACAAGCGGTACCTTCCGCGCGGCGCGGCGCCTACATGAGTCTGGTCGGTTGCGCGCGCGACCTCGCCTCGGGCATCACGACTTCCATCGGCGGCATGGTGGTGCAAAAAGGCCCGGGCTTGTCATTGCTTCACTTCGACCGGCTCGGCCTGGCGGCGATCACCGTGAGCATCCTCAGCTTGTTCGTATTCCGCAAGCTGCGTGCGGTGGCGTAA
- the polX gene encoding DNA polymerase/3'-5' exonuclease PolX produces MTRETLAEVLEEIARLLELKGENPFKVRAYRQGAEVVLGYDGDIVALAAANDLEGIKGLGDALRDKLHELATTGELQFHKKLRAEFPEGLFELFDVSGLGPKKIKALFETLEVGSIADLKAACDADKVAGLPGFGAKTQTKILEALQQRESFADTFRLGTVTSLVDDILEALRDHPAVSQVAVCGSFRRAKETVHDLDFLVATKEPAELCRYFTTFPIVKSVIARGETKTSVRLDNGIQCDLRAVSNAEFPFALMYFTGSKEHNVAIRQRALKHGWSLNEYALTPVEGVAPPPEIHDEPGLYKALGLRYVSPELRENRGEIEAAETGDLPRLVELSNLRGTFHNHTNASDGVNTLEEMAEAAQELGLQYLGISDHSKSSFQARGLDEERLTDQIGAIRELNKTFSGFRIFAGSEVDILKDGSLDFDDAMLAQLDFSVASVHNVFTLSEDEMTARICRAMESEHVTMLGHLTGRLLLKRDGYAVNHAKIIDCAAETRTIIELNCNPMRLDMDWRWWKRAKDKGVLCSINPDAHATDQLQFLHFGIRLARKGWLSKEDILNTRSLAEVEKFLKTPKAKR; encoded by the coding sequence ATGACCCGCGAAACGCTTGCTGAAGTCCTCGAAGAAATCGCCCGGTTGCTTGAGCTGAAGGGCGAGAATCCTTTCAAGGTCCGCGCCTACCGGCAGGGCGCGGAGGTCGTACTGGGTTACGATGGCGATATCGTCGCCCTCGCCGCCGCCAACGACTTGGAAGGCATCAAAGGCCTCGGCGACGCCTTGCGCGACAAGCTTCATGAACTCGCGACCACGGGGGAGCTCCAGTTTCACAAGAAGCTGCGCGCGGAGTTTCCGGAGGGTCTGTTCGAACTCTTCGATGTTTCCGGACTCGGGCCGAAGAAAATCAAGGCGCTCTTTGAGACGCTGGAGGTCGGCTCCATCGCGGATCTGAAAGCCGCCTGCGATGCCGACAAGGTGGCAGGTCTGCCCGGCTTCGGCGCGAAGACCCAGACGAAGATTCTGGAAGCCCTCCAGCAGCGCGAGAGTTTCGCCGACACCTTCCGCCTCGGCACGGTGACCTCGTTGGTCGATGACATTCTGGAAGCCCTGCGCGATCATCCGGCGGTATCGCAGGTGGCCGTGTGCGGATCGTTCCGTCGTGCGAAGGAAACGGTGCATGATCTCGATTTCCTGGTCGCCACCAAGGAGCCCGCGGAGTTGTGCCGCTACTTCACCACGTTCCCGATCGTGAAGTCGGTGATCGCCCGGGGTGAAACCAAGACCTCGGTGCGATTGGACAATGGCATCCAGTGTGACCTGCGCGCCGTATCGAACGCGGAGTTTCCTTTCGCGCTGATGTATTTCACCGGTTCCAAGGAGCATAACGTGGCGATCCGCCAGCGCGCGCTGAAACACGGCTGGTCGCTCAACGAATACGCCCTCACACCCGTGGAAGGAGTCGCGCCGCCACCCGAGATCCACGACGAACCGGGGCTCTACAAGGCGCTCGGCCTGCGCTATGTCTCACCGGAGCTGCGCGAGAACCGCGGCGAAATCGAAGCCGCGGAAACCGGCGACCTGCCACGGCTGGTCGAACTCAGCAACCTGCGCGGCACCTTCCACAACCACACCAATGCCTCGGACGGCGTCAACACGCTGGAGGAAATGGCGGAGGCGGCCCAGGAACTAGGACTCCAGTACCTCGGCATTTCCGATCATTCCAAATCCTCGTTCCAAGCCCGCGGTCTCGATGAGGAACGTCTCACCGACCAGATCGGCGCGATCCGCGAGCTGAACAAAACCTTCAGCGGCTTCCGGATTTTCGCCGGCTCCGAGGTGGACATCCTCAAGGACGGCTCGCTCGACTTCGACGATGCGATGCTCGCGCAGCTCGATTTCAGCGTGGCTTCCGTTCACAACGTTTTCACGCTTTCGGAGGACGAGATGACCGCGCGCATCTGCCGCGCGATGGAGAGCGAGCACGTCACCATGCTCGGCCACCTCACCGGCCGGCTGCTGTTGAAACGCGACGGCTACGCGGTGAACCACGCCAAGATCATCGACTGCGCCGCCGAGACCCGGACCATCATCGAGCTGAACTGCAACCCGATGCGCCTCGACATGGACTGGCGCTGGTGGAAGCGCGCCAAGGACAAGGGCGTGCTCTGCTCCATCAACCCGGACGCCCACGCCACCGACCAGCTCCAGTTCCTCCACTTCGGCATCCGCCTCGCCCGCAAGGGCTGGCTGTCCAAGGAAGACATCCTCAACACCCGCTCATTGGCGGAAGTGGAGAAGTTCCTGAAGACCCCGAAGGCGAAGCGGTGA
- a CDS encoding prenyltransferase/squalene oxidase repeat-containing protein codes for MKATAFLSILAAGVATAADTSDRYASVQQEIKQAIARGNAWLKSQQKEDGHWDDEGIPAFTALALTAATRDPNVNVKKDTPEYVAKGYDWLIKQQKEDGGIYNRGLSTYNTATSITALVVLGKSDYEPTIVRARKHLIGQQWDTGEKGKTDNPNDGGVGYGAGTNKDHDDLSNTWLAIEAISLSAQVVADGKFGDQPDLDWKAAETFLSRCQNLSATNDQPWVSEDPKNKGGFVYSPTGSKAEDTLPDGRKALRSYGSMSYAGLLSMIYAKVSADDPRVKAVKEWLGRNYTVSENPGLGTSGQYYYYQTMTKALSAANIATLKLADGKEADWRKDVADKLLSLQQGDGSWKNTDGKWMESNPVLVTAYTLLALEQVYYSIPNK; via the coding sequence ATGAAAGCCACCGCCTTTCTCTCCATCCTCGCCGCCGGTGTCGCCACCGCCGCGGATACCTCCGACCGCTACGCCTCGGTGCAGCAGGAGATCAAGCAAGCCATCGCCCGCGGCAACGCGTGGCTGAAGTCCCAGCAGAAGGAGGACGGCCATTGGGATGACGAGGGCATCCCCGCCTTCACCGCGCTGGCCCTCACCGCCGCCACCCGCGATCCGAATGTGAACGTGAAGAAGGACACGCCGGAATACGTCGCGAAGGGATACGACTGGCTCATCAAGCAGCAGAAGGAGGACGGCGGCATCTACAACCGCGGCCTGTCCACCTACAACACCGCCACCTCCATTACGGCACTCGTCGTACTTGGCAAGAGCGACTACGAGCCGACCATCGTCCGCGCGCGCAAGCACCTCATCGGCCAGCAGTGGGATACAGGTGAGAAGGGCAAGACCGACAATCCGAACGATGGTGGCGTGGGCTACGGCGCGGGTACCAACAAGGACCACGACGACCTTTCCAACACCTGGCTCGCGATCGAGGCGATCTCGCTTTCCGCGCAGGTCGTGGCCGATGGCAAGTTCGGCGACCAGCCGGACCTCGATTGGAAGGCCGCCGAGACCTTTCTTTCGCGCTGCCAGAACCTTTCCGCCACCAACGACCAACCATGGGTCTCGGAAGATCCGAAGAACAAGGGCGGCTTCGTTTACAGCCCCACCGGCTCCAAGGCCGAGGACACGCTGCCGGACGGCAGGAAGGCGCTGCGTTCCTACGGTTCCATGTCCTACGCCGGCCTGCTTTCCATGATCTACGCCAAGGTCTCCGCCGATGATCCGCGGGTGAAGGCGGTGAAGGAATGGCTCGGCAGGAACTACACCGTCTCAGAAAACCCCGGCCTCGGCACCAGCGGCCAATACTACTACTACCAGACCATGACCAAGGCGCTCAGCGCGGCGAACATCGCCACCCTCAAGCTGGCCGATGGCAAGGAAGCCGACTGGCGCAAGGACGTGGCTGACAAGCTCCTCTCCCTCCAGCAGGGCGACGGTTCCTGGAAGAACACCGACGGCAAATGGATGGAAAGCAATCCGGTGCTTGTCACCGCCTACACCCTCCTTGCGCTGGAACAGGTGTATTATTCGATCCCGAACAAATGA